The Gossypium hirsutum isolate 1008001.06 chromosome A13, Gossypium_hirsutum_v2.1, whole genome shotgun sequence nucleotide sequence GTATATTATACTTTTAAGGGAAGATGCAAATTCGAATATTGGATATGACTCTCTTAAAAAGGATAATCACAAACCTCGAACATGAAccgtaaaataaaataaaaaaaatcaatcttgagccatttaagtttcattttgattaaaattttaatcattttggtGTATTTTCCGTCAATGTTGATTTGTATGATGCAATCAAGCTTGAATAAgttgatacataattttgataCTTTAagtgtaatttttaatttttatttttaatttatccaattaaaactatttcttaattttatcatttctcaATCAAAGATATTATTAAAGAAAGAGTAACTTATAcaaatggtcacccaactatgccCGCATTGTTGTTTTGGTCACCtaactttaatattttcaatttaggcACTAACGTTTGAATCCGTTCCTTTTTTGGTCACCCACCATTAAATTGATAACGGAAagtctttttgtaatttttataatatcacatttaatcaTCAATACTTacttattctatcaatttggtctcaattctaaataattcaacaaatataacccttcatatttacaaattttatccatttgATCCTCAAACTTCCTAACTAAAGCTTTCAGGTTTTAAAACAGAGGCACTCTAcatctattaattgttttatttatggtTGAAATTATTCAATTCGGTATATaacccttttttatattttttatttagtgctagaaattaactaaacaccattaaaaataatagaaaatataatttgaaaaatataatatacaataaatctatataaataatttaatatttttaaaaaataatattccaCTCTGGCTAGCATAATtgtagtttttaattaatttggtaaatgatttaACACTAAACCGGATTTTTAGTGATATGTATTGCTTATTGCGGATTTAAAAGtgaaatacaaataattaaagataaatagaaCACATAATAATCtctttcaatttataaaattacaaaaatcatTACCAATTAACAAAAGgaacttcaattaattatttcgcattttttttcttatgaaaaattaaatgttcatAATTTTCTCTTATATTGTAAGATAAACTCATTAGTATCAGGAATTGGCTCAAAAAACGGTTAATTAGTTGAGAGAAAAAAATTTGGGGGGGTTACAAATTTATAGATGTGGAATGCCTCTATTTTAAAAGTTGGAAGTTTGATTAGGAAATTtgatgatcaaattgatagaatttgtaaatgtgaagggttaaatttattaaattatttagaattaagataaaattgatagaaaGTATAAGTATTGAAGACTAAGTATGTTATTATTCCAGTTAGAAAAAGGCTTTTCCTTACCAATTTAACAACGGGTGACTGAAACGGGAACGAATTCAAATATTGGtgcctaaattgaaaatttttaaagttagatgATCAAAACAGAAACACCAacatagttgagtgactatttgTACAATTTACGTTTAAAGAAAAGTCCAAAGCAAAGTACAAATGGAAACcagcaaacttttttttttgtcacaatATTTGGTACCCGAACTTTTTTATTCACTATTTTGGCAGTTTTTGAATTGTTATATGTCACGTGATAATCTAGAAATTGTGACACGTGGTATTATAATATGAAAAGatgtttaaacttttataaaatttaaaaaaatgaaattttatttaaaaaattaaacatcaaaatggaataaaaaattcataaatactaaattgaaagaatatttcaagttcaaaaattaaatgcatatttaagcctttgaaaataaaagtacttaaattataaatatttataatttaaggaCAAAGGCAAAGGGCAGATAATAACCCAAAAtgttagtataatggtaaaattgcataTTGCCTCTCCAATAATTTATGAAGTCATTTTTTGGCTTTGTTCCTTATAAAATTACTGATAACATGAATCAAGTTACATCAAATTAAAGTAAagaggttaaattttaaattttaacatagtTGAGATACTAAAAGcacaattagaccattaaaaacatatttaaattatgataaaagTCTTTAACATTCACAGTTGACAAACATGTCCTCTTATTCATAGCTCATAGCTTAGACATGTCTTATTCATCTCAATTTTCATCCTACATACTTGAGTTCATGGCTCCTTGTTTGTTTCATGATTTACTTAGGAAAGAAGAGGCCATTCACGCTCATCCCACCATCAACACAAATAACCTGCCCTGTTATATATGAAGCCGCCGGTAGGCACAGGAAAGCCACCATAGCTGACACTTCCTTCGGCTGTCCAAGCCGTCCTAATGGTGTTCGGTTTAGGGTAACCTCTAATCCTTCTTTATTAACTTCGAAATACTAGAAAAGAATACAATAAAATATCGACTTTAAAAATGAAGTTTGATCAagcttgaattgaattttgaattttgaattttgagtcAAACTCAAGCTTGTGGTAGCTTCTTACCACGTATGTTCATTTGAGTTCAATTATAAGTTTCTTGAAACAAAAGTATAAAACATAAGGTTAAACTATACCCGAgattactaaattattagtaagtttttgttttgatcactcaacttaAAAAAGTTACAACATGGTCCCTGAACTATTcgaaatttttcatttaagccaCTGagctattcgaaagttttcatttgatGATTAGAGTCGAATATTAAAGAAGAAAGTTGCTTGAATTTTGGTTCAGAAATTCATGATATTCAAAGATgttcattaaaaaaaatgaattgtagGAGAAAAGGGGAAGAAAAGCTTTCGATTGGTGTGAACAAAAAAGGTCATATAGCAGTGATTTTAGCATCTCAGTGACTtagatgaaaacttttaaatgattcagtgatcattttgtaactttttgaagttgaatgatCTGATCAAAAAGTTAACTTACAAATCTTATAGTGACCTTAGGTATAATTTACTCAAAATATAAAGCATAAGGAAGAGCTTCTTACCTTTTCAAGGAGGGCTGTTTTGACGACCGAAGGTACAATAGCATTAACCCTAATATTATCTCTTGCCCAATCGCATGACAAGTATTTCGCAAGCTGGTTCATGGCAGCTACAacaaaaacacataattttatACTCTTATATATAACAagatatacataatataaagttAATTACGTCAAACATCGTCAAATTATCACTTAATCTAGAATTTAAATTGCTCTGTCAATTTTACAATGCTTCGAATGAGTTTtcaaagtaataatattttatcaatCAAGTTATTTCATCAGTCTAGCATTAAGTGTCAGTTCAGATTTGATCTTCATTCTAAATTGGTCTCTGAATTTCAAAACTTTCAATAACACGTCAAATCTTAACGAGAGAAAGAAAACCccaaaattaagattttttttagaataaaaaattaagatttttaaaacatccattttaacaatatttattttcttaatttttttcatttcaaattatgTCACATATGATCTAATGTGTCATTTATCAGTTAAATTAATGATTTCAATAACAGAAAGACTTAATTGATATAACATTGATAGTTTAGAGATGTGATTAGAATGATTTGAAGTTTAAGGATTAATTTAGAATAAAAGACATAGTTTAAGATGTTTGCTGCAATTAACTCAAATAATAAGTTTAGAAGAAAAAATTACCTTTGTTGGAAGCATATATAGCCCCAAAGTATGCGGGTAATAGACTACCCATTGAAGACATAAACACAATGCTTCCAGCACCTGAAGCTTTTAAAAGGGGATATGCCAACACACTAATGTTATAAGCCGATTCGAAGTTGGTGCTCGTCAGAAATGAAACATCTTCCGCCGTGTAATCCGTCACCGATTTCGATGTACTCACTCCCACATTATTTATCTACAAATTTTATCCATCATCATAATTTCAGATCCATCGCTTGTCTAACTCTTAATTAGATTTGTCGATTTTATCTGTTTTCGAAAACTCAATtcgatttaattataaaagtttaataGTCCAAATTCAAAGTAATCCGAATTTTAAACTATACGAACTCAAAATAATTCAGCCTAAAAAATTCTAATGATTTaaattagaggtgatcatgggccaaGTCAGATTCAAGCCGAGCCTAAACCTGGCCATGCCCgaatatgagcctaaaattttgctcaagtctGCCCTGCCCATATTTATAAATGGTTAACTGAAGTCTATTTTAGGTccacccatattatttttttaattttaaaaaatatatttattttaacatataataattttatatattttttatttattaaaattatatatagtcatcttaacatttgttaatgtttacattatagtagtattatctattattataaatttaaattttatgtggtataaattatataatatataaaaataatataataaaaaacatGACAAACTTTAAAACTCGTGGCCAATGTCTTCTCCCTTAATGGGCCTACCAAACGCAAAGGATTAGTCATTGGGCTCACTCTAATGAATACCTTTGAGAACTAAAAAAAAAAGGACTAGACCGGGCTCAAGCTTTGAATATTCCAGCCTGAGCTCAACCATATTTTAAACGGGCCTGTTTTTTGGCTCAAACCTTTTTTCAagcctaaaatttttattcaaacccTTTCAAATTTCATATGATTTTTCAGACCTAAACGGGTAACCTAGCCAttaataagtctaatttaaaccaaaaatgatttatattatatttgagaTCATCGCTGAAAAGaaaaattctcttatttattTTGCTAATCACTCTatgtttttagattttaaaatttagatttaattgttAATCCCGTTAAAATTCTTCTGTTGAATTCAttgtgtgatattttgaaataaaaatatatatatacttatttggtagctatataataaaaaaattaaagttgtcatgaacctaaatttaacagaATAATGTTAACGATATTAATAATTGAACTTGCATTTTTATATACTAGAAAAAAAGATgggttaaatattttaaatatataaagagtAAAAGGAGTTTGAACATTTATAGTAATTTACCAGGATGTTAAGCTTCCCGTTGAATTCAGAGGAAACAGTGTTTAACAGATTCTCCCTTTGAGTTTGATCTGAAACATCACACACCGAACCTGTAACCCGAAAACCCTTTGCTTTCCATTCGAGTAAGCAATTGTTGAGCTCGGTTTCAGTTCGAGAGCATGTATGCACAACCGCTCCGAATCCAGCTAATTCCTCCACAATTGCATGCCTGATCATCAATTGCAGTACTTGGTTTTTCACATTGACATAAAATCAAACATGTTGAAAACAATATGAAAAACAATCATCTTTTACATACATTTCCACTAAATTCATGTCAAATCATGAAAATGAGATAAGCCTCTTCGTGTCGTGTCGTGTTTTAGTTGTTATTCTGAAATTGTTATGAAAGAAGGAGAGGAAATTACCCGAGCCCTTTGGTTCCACCAGTAACAAGTGCAGTCATGCCTTGAAGACTCCATCTTGAAGACTCCATTTTGCTAAAAACCCCTGCTTCACCCATTTTGcttacattcatatatatatatatatataaaagttcaataagtttatgttttgaccAATCAACTTcagaaagttacaaaatagtcacagaattattcgaaaatttttatttaattctgaCTAATGAGTTCCAAGCGACAATTCGATGATTGGTACAGTAAATCAGTACTCATCAACAAGTAAATGTATATACTTTAGATCCAAGTTGAACGAATAATCAGTGTCAAAaatcatataagaaaatttactAAGTGTAgtttaaccatatatatatatatacatatatatccatGGGTGAAACTAAAAATTTCTTTTAGTGGCCAGTGATTAAGTCATATTTTGTACGACAACAATAAATGATTAGAagaagttaaattataattttaccatatattaacttataattttatgaattttgagagGTTTAAAACAGAAATTTCCCATTTTAAGGGTGAGGTCCCTTCACCCCTAAATGTACTCTACTATTATAAAAttcttaatttaaattaatataaccaactttatttttaaaaatattttttatctatatttttttcaaCGGCCCACATAGTCAATGTTTTATAATATACGTTTGTGTTGgatattatcatttttttccaGCCATCGATTTTGAAGTCAacaaataataaatgttttatttattttttactccaataaatatatatatgtcttttTCAGAGgcttattttttatgtatattagtttaaaattttatttagtaaattagaTGTTATTTATATCCTTTTTGTCTTTTCAATTTTAAGATGGTATAATATCATAAATAGTCCTTACAAGCTCATTAAATTTGATCAATATAATCCATCCATTTTGCAAGTTCAAAAGTGAATCATAACGTTCATCTTAAAAATTGTACTTCGTTAACAAGTAAATCTtaaacttttcatattttataaataatcggatttcaatactttaatttttaatttaaaaaataatggttttaaaatataattcTAAATCGAAGGgaacatgttgaaattttgataaaaattaaggactatattgaaaattttaagatgaaactagtaaatttttaaatatagtttTGAAGTggatggactaaattgaaaataaatttttattgatcATGTATAGTATTATTCCAAGGCGAAGCAAGAAACTTTTTTTTAGGGTGCCGGAGATTTGGTCATATTTTTATGAGAACAAAAtgtagttatatttttttatggtttttaaaaggagtaaattgaaattttaaaaaaggatGAAGTTTAAAACAGAAATTTCTGATTTTAGGGTCAGCGATCCACATGGTAGggtgttttattatatatgttacTGCATATTATACGTTAGGAAATTATTGTCCCTTTCAGCCAACCATCAAGTCCTAGGGTTTGGTACATATTATTTCgatattaaaacattattatcgATGGAACTTGAGTGCAATATTAAGATATATTATACtcttaattaaatatataagttcGAATTATGAAGAAAACTCTATTAAGAGGGATAATTACAAATTCTGAATAtgtatcataaaataaatattgtaaataaacaaataaaaggaatcgatattaaataatttaagttttatttcaattaaaatttcaatcattGTGATGTATTCATTTGTATGGTgtgtatttaatatattaaactaattttctaattttgaattatcgaataaaaattatttcttaattttttattttattttttacaattacactaaaaagtaatatatatatatatataatcattatattaagttattaaagctaataaataataagaaattttatatttgcataatatttttatgtacataacTGAAGCATATTTGCATAAATATGTATAGATAATATATGTTTACTACCATAAAATGCCTAATTGAGTGTGTTTCATAAGTTGAATGAATACTAGGAATattagaaaaacaaagaaaaaatcaaaaatttaaaatgaatgatataaaggtttttttaaaagaacaaaaaagcactactattttgtatttttcttttcaaaaagcaATTTTTTTGACCATCCAATGGCCGGTCATTTTTGAACCCATTGTCTTCAACACTCTGGTTGTCCTAAAATCAAGAGACAAGACTCAAGCTGCTTGAAGATAATACAAATCTACTCAAAGCATATTTACTATAGATGAACAACATTTCAAAACTActctaaaagaaaaacaaaaaggtaTTCCCACTTTGTCGAACCCGCTACCTCAAGTACGGAAGCTCTCCGCAGAATTGAGAGATAAAATTTCAACTCAATTCAGGGATAATATTGACCTATTAAGAAATCCATCAGCCTAGATATTTTTATAAAGAGTCAACCTCAGgctcaatattattattttattttgtcacAACATTTGGTactcaaaactttttttattcactattttaaaacaaattcagaattttaaatttatatttgcataacatatttatatgtatataaataaagtGCATTTGCATGtatatctaatattttattaacGAAGtaggatttaaaatataaatatttgcgaaaacatatatgaaataatgataaccacaaaatgtaacacaaaaaacaaaatattttatgtCATCTAGTAACTTTAGGCTTACGATCATACTGAggatcaatttaaattatttagttCAAATTATTCACTGTTTACGAGcaaatcaaataaacaaaatgtCAAATCACCATTAATCTTGAGCCACATTCTGCATAAATGTAAAGTTCACTCCAAATTGAAACATAAAAACTCGTATGAAACTCCAATGGTGTCTGCTTAACAACAATAAAATGACATATTACCGTCCAAAACATGAAAAGATTCAGTGACTGATACCCTTCTTTGCTTTGAGCGATTCAAGAGCCTTCTTCCTCAACTCGATCTCAAGCTTCTTCTGTTCAGTTTCTGCCTCCTCCTCGTCATCATCTGGACGAAACTTTCCAGTTCCTGCATGCTCACCATCTGAACTAGAATCATCATCGTGACGTTTTGTTTTGAGCTTTTCTGCACGCCGTGCTTCTCTTTTGCGACGCCGTTCCTCGCTACGTTTACGTTTTTCTTCCTTTCTTAatctcttttcttcctttttcctcCTCTTAGCTTCTTTCCTGTCATCGATTTCGGAATCATAACTAGAATCATCGTCGTCTGAAGTGACTTTACGCCTCTCGGACCGTTTATGCTTTCTCTTACCATCCTTGTGCTTAGTTCTGCGCTTATCGCTTCCCTTGGAATCTGAATCAGAACCACGGTTATTATAATCAACCTTTTCAAGCAACATAGGTGAAGTTTCTACTTTGTGGTGTTCATCACTGTCCTTTGTGTTTTTATGGGAACGACTTCTTTCGTCTGATCTTTTTCCTTCTCTCAAGCGTGATCTACTTTGCTTCTCACCTTGAAATGAATCCTCCGATATTGCTGGTGATCGCTGTCGGTCAGGAGTTCCTGAATGAACCACTTCTCCGGAAGACCTTCTGCTATGAAGAATATGCAAATAGTAAGACCTCAATGAACCTGTACTTAAACAGAAGCATATAATCTCATGATTGCAACAAAATAGTACCTTTTTGTTTCAAGGTCTTTCTTTCTTGATTCAACATTATCAAGCCGACTCCGAGAGTCTGTAGACCGACTGCCTGCCAATCGTTCAGGAGTATGAACCTTCCTAGGAGAAACCCTTTGCCTACTGATAGGCGGTGAATGCCTTCGGACGAAAAAATAAACCAAACTAAATTGAACATTCATCATCTAATAAGAGCCAACAGAAGCACTAAAATTGTAAGAACATTTATTTAATATGGAATTAACCTGCTTTCACTGGTTTCATTTCTTCTCCCCGTTCCTTGACCGTCCCGATGACCTTTCAGTTCTCTTGATTTCCATTCAGGACTAAAGCTATCATCACGAGCAATTCGGGCCTTCCTCTGCCTCGGGGGACTTCCATATGGACTTGACGACCTTCAGAATAaacaatgtgaaataaataagCTGTATAGGCATGGAcactcattttaaaaaaaaaaaggtaacaGATTAAGATTTAAAAATGCACCTCCTATCTTCACTTCCAGATCGATTCCTCACATGTGATGGGGATTTGGAGAGAGGAGACTTATTTGGGGGTGGTGATAAACCAGGCACTTTATCATCTGTATCACTCTGATCCATACGATCTGAGCGTGTGGACCTCATACTAGAGTGGTTATGTCCCACAGGAGACAACTTCCGACGCATTCTGCACCATAGAATTTGGCAATACATATTAGACTGCTCCACGTTTTCAGTCTAAGGAACAAGTAAATCAAAACTGTAGGAACAGATGCCATCATACCGCTGTCCTCCTGGAGAAAGCGAAGATGATCTTTGTCCCTTTGGAGACCTCCTAACTGGTGAAGAAGATCTACGTTGCACAGGAGACATAGAACTTGATTGATAAGGTGACGGAGACTTACCACGGGAAGGAGTTACTGACCTACGGCTGGAAGGGGGTGATCTACGTTGCCGTGGGGATGAAGATCTGCGGTGTCGCTGTTGCACAGGAGAAGGTGATCTACGTCGCATGGGAGGTGGTGATCTTCGTCGTAGAGGTGATGGAGACCTACGGCGCACAGGCAATGGGGATTTACGACGTATAGGTGAAGGAGATCTGCGACGCACAGGGGAACGAGATCCATGAAGCATAGGTGAGGGAGACCTACGACGCCGTACAAGAGATGGTGATCTGCGACGTCGAATGGACAATGGTGATCTACGACGTGTAATAGGTGATGGTGATCTATAACGTCGGATGGGTGAACGAGATCTACGGTGCACAGGTGTAGGTGACCTGCGCCGATAAGGAGAACGAGATCTACGGCGCACAGGTGTAGGTGACCCGCGCCGATAAGGAGAACGAGACTGAGATCTACGCCTAGAGTAAGACGGTCTTCGTCTTTCAGGAGACCTTCGCCTGTAATAAGATGGTCTTCGTCTTACAGGAGAGCGTGAAAAAGAAGGTGAATGCCTGGATCGAGGAGTTGAAGATCGCCTTCTAGGAGATGGATGCATCCTATCAGAGGAAACAGAGCGTCGCCGTGCTTCAGGTGATCTAGATACACTCCTAAACTTCTGTTTGCCACTGCATGTAAATTCAGATggtaaaatctcaaaaattttataCTAGTAGAACACTCGAGAACTATCAAAAACACAAATTGAACATGTAATCCCCCATTTCAAATTTAGAAAGGTTAACAACCAAATGTGTTTATGCTATTTGTTATAGATTGAGAAAAACATACTCTGAATAGCTTCTTGAATTAGAAAACGATCTGCTGACTGATTGAGAACGTGATCTGCATAAGAAGCCCGATATATTTAATAAgcattcaaaaacacatttaaaagaAAATGCTATTAATACATCATAAGTGTTCTATAAACTAAAAATTACCAGTTTTGAAGAAAATGTTTCCATttacttcaaatttcaaatacaCATTTTGCATTCAAAAACCACTTCCCAATGATCCCTGAACTTACCCATTTGGTAAGAAAAGGCTAACCATCCAAACAATTTTAATGCACAATCACAAAATTCCACAAACGTGAAATAGGTAACAAGCTTGGACTTCCAACTTGCAAGTGAGGGTAAACAGCCCTATAGTATGATAAAAAGCCATAACTAAAGTTGCATACCCCAAAAGTCATTGGGCATCTACAagtattgaaaagaaaaaaaatgcttaaTTCCAGCACCTCCTAGAAAGAAGCCCCAAACCAAAAAATAGCAGGAAAATGTTCAGTAGATATTAGTAGTATTTTACTTGTTGAAAAGCCACCAATGGAAAAAAGTGCTCCAAAGAAAGCTGATAAAAAATAAGGTAAACTCCTTACCTATTCCTTCCAACACC carries:
- the LOC121212685 gene encoding tropinone reductase homolog At1g07440 isoform X2; this encodes MESSRHDCTCYWWNQRARWKCMHAIVEELAGFGAVVHTCSRTETELNNCLLEWKAKGFRVTGSVCDVSDQTQRENLLNTVSSEFNGKLNILINNVGVSTSKSVTDYTAEDVSFLTSTNFESAYNISVLAYPLLKASGAGSIVFMSSMGSLLPAYFGAIYASNKAAMNQLAKYLSCDWARDNIRVNAIVPSVVKTALLEKYFEVNKEGLEVTLNRTPLGRLGQPKEVSAMVAFLCLPAASYITGQVICVDGGMSVNGLFFPK
- the LOC107942448 gene encoding serine/arginine repetitive matrix protein 1, which codes for MSGGFFRGTSADQDTRFSNKQAKLLKSQKFAPELEHLVDMTKVKMDVIRPWIATRVTELLGFEDEVLINFIYGLLDGKEVNGKQVQISLTGFMEKNTGKFMKELWSLLLSAQRNASGVPQQFLDAKEEETRKKKAESDRIANEIQKKKDKEIRENEQDRLRKMDDGDEIKAGDSELDPSSKNMLPTKGSRARPEEERDADQRNGVGRNRSRSQSVSRSFSNSRSYSDGKQKFRSVSRSPEARRRSVSSDRMHPSPRRRSSTPRSRHSPSFSRSPVRRRPSYYRRRSPERRRPSYSRRRSQSRSPYRRGSPTPVRRRSRSPYRRRSPTPVHRRSRSPIRRYRSPSPITRRRSPLSIRRRRSPSLVRRRRSPSPMLHGSRSPVRRRSPSPIRRKSPLPVRRRSPSPLRRRSPPPMRRRSPSPVQQRHRRSSSPRQRRSPPSSRRSVTPSRGKSPSPYQSSSMSPVQRRSSSPVRRSPKGQRSSSLSPGGQRMRRKLSPVGHNHSSMRSTRSDRMDQSDTDDKVPGLSPPPNKSPLSKSPSHVRNRSGSEDRRSSSPYGSPPRQRKARIARDDSFSPEWKSRELKGHRDGQGTGRRNETSESRHSPPISRQRVSPRKVHTPERLAGSRSTDSRSRLDNVESRKKDLETKRRSSGEVVHSGTPDRQRSPAISEDSFQGEKQSRSRLREGKRSDERSRSHKNTKDSDEHHKVETSPMLLEKVDYNNRGSDSDSKGSDKRRTKHKDGKRKHKRSERRKVTSDDDDSSYDSEIDDRKEAKRRKKEEKRLRKEEKRKRSEERRRKREARRAEKLKTKRHDDDSSSDGEHAGTGKFRPDDDEEEAETEQKKLEIELRKKALESLKAKKGISH
- the LOC121212685 gene encoding tropinone reductase homolog At1g07440 isoform X1 produces the protein MNVSKMGEAGVFSKMESSRWSLQGMTALVTGGTKGLGHAIVEELAGFGAVVHTCSRTETELNNCLLEWKAKGFRVTGSVCDVSDQTQRENLLNTVSSEFNGKLNILINNVGVSTSKSVTDYTAEDVSFLTSTNFESAYNISVLAYPLLKASGAGSIVFMSSMGSLLPAYFGAIYASNKAAMNQLAKYLSCDWARDNIRVNAIVPSVVKTALLEKYFEVNKEGLEVTLNRTPLGRLGQPKEVSAMVAFLCLPAASYITGQVICVDGGMSVNGLFFPK